A single region of the Triticum dicoccoides isolate Atlit2015 ecotype Zavitan chromosome 2B, WEW_v2.0, whole genome shotgun sequence genome encodes:
- the LOC119361860 gene encoding verprolin-like — MKWYSRSRSVPATPRGLPADAIAGGNPGPGCMSMVHYLIFAPGAGCVGRPPSNDSAAAAVVSGSHKLSSSSPASHQKGLEAPRNSLELDADQLRDIQIGVQVEPAFDALAVAGRRSTGSRATAPPSEAGTPRTPSLVARLMGIDGLPDDACSPSPGLKKGTNNPKAAAAAVKEKKKRVIPESMNRQPLRSLSCNVGAGDARSLPDTPRASASSARTASAWDVVDRPRLSLQVLKENVLDRAAQYMSMPTSPTLAKKKKDRRDGDAVGHRRRDAKEHAREIVRQAKETVTNRKSGGKQKPTAASAGSNDKENAIPFAVEDKKMVVVQAPATAGSIVAPTAPPTPQAKAQADQQQPHAPRLAPPPPPMRAKPTRPPPPPPPPDHPIPTTSTRAAPLSPQAVQCKRPPDGCERFATRVKKPPAETTIEKAAPPSSPSAVAGATAPAASSHARVVDQHHRRRLLLPAVASTSSSSSSLEDDPEYGYLRTVLERGGFMRAVPPPHRPFKGHSMSSPVDPIVFHLLELDLPADDADDRRQGPLRHRWNRKLLFHLTEEIIADLLHLDDHSASSSTRPHGPALLSKLWSTVKAFPAADCRVVGDIDALVALDLDSASVRGLAQHPAVAEEAGDVAEDVAELVLDALLRESLPPSRSRSPARAPR, encoded by the exons ATGAAGTGGTACTCGCGGAGCCGCTCCGTGCCGGCCACGCCCAGGGGCCTcccggccgacgccatcgccggcgGCAACCCCGGCCCCGGCTGCATGTCCATGGTCCACTACCTCATCTTCGCCCCCGGCGCCGGCTGCGTCGGCCGCCCTCCCTCCAacgactccgccgccgccgccgtcgtctccggctcCCACAAGCTCAGCTCCTCCTCTCCCGCCTCCCACCAGAAAG GGCTGGAGGCGCCGAGGAACAGCCTGGAGCTGGACGCGGACCAGCTGCGGGACATCCAGATCGGCGTGCAGGTCGAGCCGGCCTTCGACGCGCTGGCGGTGGCCGGGAGGCGGAGCACCGGCAGCAGGGCCACCGCGCCGCCGTCCGAGGCCGGGACCCCGCGCACGCCCAGCCTCGTCGCGCGCCTCATGGGCATCGACGGCCTCCCCGACGACGCCTGCTCGCCGTCGCCAGGCCTCAAGAAGGGCACCAATAATCCCAAAGCGGCTGCGGCGGCCGTCAAGGAAAAGAAGAAGCGGGTCATCCCGGAGTCCATGAATCGGCAGCCGCTGCGGAGCCTCAGCTGCAACGTCGGCGCCGGCGACGCCAGGTCGCTCCCGGACACGCCGCGTGCGTCCGCCTCGTCAGCCAGGACGGCCTCCGCGTGGGACGTGGTGGACCGCCCGCGGCTGTCGTTGCAGGTGCTCAAGGAGAACGTGCTCGACCGGGCGGCGCAGTACATGTCCATGCCCACCTCGCCGACgttggccaagaagaagaaggataggaGGGACGGGGACGCCGTGGGGCACCGGCGGAGGGACGCCAAGGAGCACGCGCGCGAGATCGTCAGGCAGGCCAAGGAGACCGTCACCAACCGCAAGTCCGGCGGCAAGCAGAAGCCGACGGCGGCGAGCGCCGGCAGCAACGACAAGGAGAACGCGATTCCGTTTGCGGTGGAGGACAAGAAGATGGTGGTGGTCCAAGCTCCAGCGACAGCAGGCTCCATCGTCGCACCGACCGCGCCGCCGACGCCGCAGGCCAAAGCACAAGCTGATCAGCAGCAGCCACACGCCCCGAGGCTCGCACCGCCCCCGCCGCCGATGCGCGCGAAGCCAACGCGGCCacctcctccgccaccgccaccggatCATCCAATTCCAACCACGTCGACCAGAGCGGCGCCGCTGTCGCCGCAGGCCGTCCAGTGCAAGCGCCCACCGGACGGGTGCGAGCGCTTCGCGACGCGGGTCAAGAAGCCGCCGGCCGAGACAACGATTGAAAAGGCGGCACCACCGTCGTCTCCCTCCGCAGTCGCAGGAGCCACCGCGCCGGCGGCGAGCTCGCACGCGCGCGTCGTCGACCAGCACCACCGCCGCAGATTACTTCTTCCCGCCGTGGCGTCCAcatcgtcgtcgtcctcgtcgCTGGAGGACGACCCTGAATACGGCTACCTGCGGACGGTGCTGGAGCGCGGCGGGTTCATGCGCGCagtgccgccgccgcaccggccgtTCAAGGGCCACTCCATGTCATCCCCGGTGGACCCGATCGTGTTCCACCTCCTGGAGCTGGACCTCCCCGCGGACGACGCCGACGACCGCCGCCAAGGCCCGCTCCGGCACCGGTGGAACCGGAAGCTCCTCTTCCACCTCACTGAAGAAATCATCGCCGACCTCCTCCACCTCGACGACCACAGCGCCTCCTCCTCAACAAGACCGCACGGGCCGGCGCTGCTATCCAAGTTATGGAGCACGGTGAAGGCGTTCCCGGCGGCGGACTGCAGGGTGGTGGGCGACATCGACGCGCTGGTGGCACTGGACCTGGACTCGGCGAGCGTGCGGGGGCTGGCTCAGCACCCGGCGGtggcggaggaggccggcgacgtGGCGGAGGACGTGGCGGAGCTGGTCCTGGACGCGCTCCTCAGGGAATCTCTCCCTCCGTCCCGGTCGCGGTCGCCGGCACGTGCGCCGAGGTAG